GGAGACCAGTACCTTCGAGCGCGCGCGTCGCTCAGGACCGAGATCGGCGTCAAGGACGGGTACGAGCTCCGCTTCTGCTGGTCCAAACCTCCCAACATCACAGAATGTCCTTTATAGGGGACAATAACCTGTGATGGTGGGTCCTCGTAAGATCCTCCTCTACGAGACCGCCGAGGGGAAGTGTCCCTGGCAACAGTGGTCTGATGGACTCAACGACCGAACGATTCCCTGCCTCCGCCGCGGACTCCTGCCTCGGGCTCGCCCCGAAAAAGCCAGGCTCCAGGGCCGCTTTTTTGACCAGGTACGGCTTTTGGCTCATTGAATAGGTCGAGCCCCACGGGACCAACCCAATGAGGAATAGACCATGGCGGTAGAGATGCGCGATCTGGAGCGGCTTCAGGAGCGCGAGTCGGAGGATCCGCGTTTCCGCCTCGGTGCCCTGCTGATGGCGCTGCTGACCGTGGTTGCCGCCACGTTTGCCCTCGGCTCCATCGTCCAACGCACGAGGCGTGCAGCGCCCCTGAGCGCGCTGGATCCGCTTGCAGACCTCAAGGACGTGGTAGCGGTCAAGGAATCCGCTGCCGCCGAAACCGAGCCTCTCGAGGTCGACGCGCAGCAGCTCATATTCCCGACGGCGCTCGACCCTGGCAGCAACGAGCCACCGGAGCTCATCGCTACCGCTCGAGCGGCTGCCGAAGAAGAAGCTCGTCTAAGGATGCTCTCCGCGCCGATCGGGCTTGGTGCCGCCTTGGCGGAGCCACAAACCACTTCTGCCGTCGCGGGCAGATCGGCGAGCGGCGCGAGCCGCAAGCGGGCCGATGCGGGCCGGGCTGCCCGGGCTGCCCGCGCGCCGAAGCCGGCTCGTGCGCCCCGACAGACAGAGCGGGCGACCCTCGCACCGGCAGGCAGGGAGGGCGAATTCACGCTGCAGGTCATCAGCTACGAATCGCAAGAACAGGCCCGGGCTTTCGCCGCCGGGTTGCGCGCCCGCGGCCACACCGCCTTCGTCGCCCACGCGCAAGTCCCCGCCCGTGGCAGCTACTGGCGTGTTCGCATCGGTCCCTTCGATTCCCGTCGTGCCGCGGACGAGTACCGCCGCTCATTCGAGCAGCGCGAGCACATGAACACGTTCGTTGTCAGGCGCCCCCGCAAAACCAGGCTCGCCAGGGCGCAATAGCCCTGCGTCCGCCCAGAGTTCGGTGTAAGGTGCCCTCCATGGTCTCTCGCGGCCCGATGGCGACCCTGCTCATCGCCGCTGCCCTCCTTGGAAGCGGCCCCCTACACGGCTGCGACAAGCGCCGGCCAGCGGCGCCTGCCGCTCCTCCCGAGACAACGTCGGATCCCCGGGCGCAAGGTCGGGAAGTCGACCAGAGGCCGCCACCCATGGCGCAGCCGGTACCCCTATGGGAAGCGGGCAAACAGCAAAAGACCATCGACGCCGCCACAGCCAGCGCAAACGGTTACATGGTTCTCGATCTCGGTGATGAGTGGACGCCCTACCTGTTCACGGATGGAGCCGACAGCGAAGGTGGCCCGGCGCCTAGCAGCTACCGCAAGACCTACCTGGCGCTGGCCCGAGAGGAGTGGCCTGACGACCACCACGGTAAGCGCGCACAAAAGGACAAGTACCTGGAGCTGTACGGCATCATGCCGACGCTATCGATCTTGCGCAAACGCTTCCGGGCAACGACCAAGCTCAAGTGCATTCACGACCTCGACCCTCAGCCTTTGCGCGATTTCACCGGCTTCGTAGCCTATCGACGAAGCAACGAGTACGCACGTCGCCAGGTTCAGGGCTATTTTCGCCTGCACAAGACCGTCAAGGACATCATGCGCCGGCAGCGCGTGCAATCCAGCGACGAGATCAGAATCGCGGCGCTCGACTCGAGAAACAGGACTCGGGTCGAACGTTACAAGGTTCAAGCGCTCAAGTACCGTGCCGTGCTGGCCGCCCAGAAGCGCCTCGAGTGCGAGGGTTACCTGCGTGACGGCGAGCGCTACGTGCGCGGTGGTCTCGACTGGCCAACCCACAAGGCTATGGCGGAGTTCGAGCGCCGCCATCGTATTTATGGTTGGGGCTTCATCGGCAAGGCTTCGCTGCGGGTGCTCCGGATGACTCCGCTCGAGGCCGAACGCGAGGGTGTGCTGCGCGTGCTGACCGAGCGTGCCGTGCACGCCGCAGGCGTGATCGAAGATGGGAGCATCGGTTTGCTCGAGGATGACAAGCCCCACAAGTTCAGGGGTGCCGACGGCAAAGAATACGAGATCCAGAACCTGGAGCGCCAGCTGCGCCAGGCGATCGTCGAGGCGTTCGGTCTGGACACGCCGGAGGCGACGCTCGCCTGGCTCGAAGATCTGGGTAAGACCGAAAAGGGCAGGCAACGGCTGGTCGCGTTCAAGGCGCCCGCCCTGCCCGAGTACTACGACGGCAACATGGAGCTCACGTTGATCTACGATCGTGGAGATGTCTGGTACGAGTTCCCCTACACGGTCGATGGCAAGCCGAAGTCGCAACCCGTGGAGCTACGGCCACGCGTCACGGTCTATACCAAGTATCGGAGCCAAATGATCCCTCTCGCGCGCTACGGGACGACGATCGGCGGTTGGCGCAGCGAGTACATCGACGATGCGGTGTGGTGGAAGTACAAGGAATCACCGGTGGGTGCGCGGATCTGGAAGCGAATCGTGGCCGCGCCGGTTTGGTTTCCTCCCGACAGCACCCCGCCGCGCGAGTTGCTCAAGCGCCGGGAGGATCGCAAGGCCGACGAGCCCGAGCTCGAGGTCAACTACCACGAGATGGGACCGAGCTACGCGTCGGCGTACGGCTTGGTGGCGGCCTACCATCTGCAGTTTCTAAAAAGCGAGGATGGGACCTATGAACCGTCTGCCGACGAGGGGATTCGCACCCACGGCTCTGCGGACTACATGAGCATCATGCGCCGCCACTCCCACGGCTGTCATCGGCTCCACAACCACATTGCCGTGCGTCTGATGTCGTTTGTCTTGGCACACCGACCCCACCGTCGCGTAGGACAGCACGAAATGCTGTGGGAAAGGGAGCTCGTACACGAGGAGCAGGTCTACCCGATGGTGCTTCGGGAGTCGGGCTACACGTTCGAGCTCGAGCAACCGCTGTTCGTCGAGGTGCTGGAGGGGCGTGTTCGGGGTGAAATCGAGGAGCCGCTGACGGTTCCGGTGCCCAAATTCGACAAGGCCGTGGGTGCATACTTGATGCCGGACGGAGGCGCCGTAGAGTTGCGTGGCACCGAGCTTGTAAGCGTGCCGCGACCGCTGCACGGTGACGCTGGCCTCGACTACTACACCCTCCCAGCGGCAGGAGCCGATGCCGCCCTTGGCGCGGAGCCAGCAGGCGGATAGCTAGTGTCCTGCGTCCCAACTCTCGCACGTGATTCATCGGTCCTAGGTGCCGCTCGAGCCGGCGACCGTCCTTTTGACTATCTCCTTGAAATGGCGCTGCTATTGCTGCGTCGATTCGCCGGCCCCCGAGCCCGAGGCCGAGAGCGAGAGCGAGGGCGTGCCCCGAACCCACCGCCTTCTGGCGGTGGTGTGGGCGCTCAGTGAAAGCAGAACCCGGGTCCAATTTTTTTCAGCGCCTTTTTTGCCACGCCGCGGCTGCGAGCGGATCATGACGGCAGGATGGCATCACAATGGCCTTGCAAGCGCTTGGCGCGCTGCCAGCTGGTCGTGGCTGTTTTGCTCGCTGCGGGCGGCCTCGCGCGCGGACAAGTCGGCGCGGAGAGCGCGACGGTGCTCGACGTCGTGCTGGAACGTAGGGACGACCGCGAGCGGGTCGTCGTCGTCCTCAGTCGACCGGCGCCTTTCCGCGTGGCGCATGCGAGCGACGACACCGCACGGCTCGAGGTATTGGGCGCGACGCTCGGGAGCACCGCCCCAGCCAAGCTGCAAGCAGACCGCAACGCTGCGGTTCAAGCAGTGCGGGTAAAGGGCCTTGCCGACCGGGTCCTGATCGAAGCTCGGCGTGCCAAGGGTGCCGGTGCCACAGCGATCCGGGAGGGCAACCGCATCGTTTGGCTGTTTGCACCTCCCGCGGGCGCGGATCGCCTGGCGCTGCAGCGCTCTCGGACGCTGGCCGGCAAGCGACCTCTTGTGCCGGTGGAGGTAGGGGCCGAACAGGTGGCGGCCTTCTTCGGGGACAAGCCGCTGCAGATCATCGGGAGCCGCGGGCGGAAACGGTATACGGGCCGCCGCATAGACTTGGATTTCAAAGACGCAGACATCCACAACCTGCTGCGGCTGATCTCCGAAGTTGGCAACGTCAACGTTGTGACGAGCGACGAGGTGCAGGGCTCGGTGACGATCCGCATGCGCAACGTGCCGTGGGATCAGGCCCTCGACGTAATCCTGCAGGCCAAGGGTCTGGGGATGGTGCGGCGCGCGAACCTGCTGCGTGTGGCACCGATGACCACCCTGGAAAAGGAGCGCGAGCTTGCCATCGCGCGAAAGAAGCAACAGATCGAGCTCGCTCCCCTCGAGACGCGTCTGGTCCCGGTCAGCTACGCCCAGGGCGCGGACCTGGCCGCGCGAACAAAGGAGCTGCTTACCGATCGGGGCAGGGTATCGGTGGACGAACGCACCAACATGCTCGTGGTACGCGACATCCCTGAGGCACTCGACGAGATCGAAGAGCTCGTGCGCAATCTGGATACGCAGACGCCGCAAGTGCTGATCGAAGCGCGGATCGTGGAAGCGACCAGCCAGTTCGAACGAGAACTGGGGATACAATGGGGCGGCGACGTAACCATGACCTCGGCGACGGGTAACCCGACCGGCCTGGTGTTTCCAAGCAATCTTACGTTGGCCGGCGGCTCGACCGACGAGCAGACCCTGTCAGGTGGCATGTCGCCCTTCTTGCCCAAGGTTCCGACGCCCAATTTCGCGATCAACATGCCTGCGACGACGGGTACGGGTCGTGGTGGTGCCATAGGCCTGAGCCTTGGAAGCGTGGCGGGCAACGTCAACATCAACGTGCGTCTGAGCGCTGCAGAGTCGAGCGGTGTGGTTCGCATCATCAGCAATCCGCGCATCTTGACACTGGACAACCATCAGGCGCACATTGCGCAGGGCACTTCGATTCCCTACTCTCAGCTGAGCGCGCAGGGGGTGCAAACGGCTTTCCAGGAGGCCAAGCTGGAGCTGGAAGTGACCCCGCACGTCACCAGCGACGGTGCGATCGCCATGGCTGCCAAGGTCACCCGCGACGAGCCCGACTTCACCCGCACAAGTGCGCGCGGCGATCCTACCATACTCAAGCGAGAAGCCGAGACGCACCTGTTGGTGCAGGACGGCCACACCGCGGTCATCGGAGGCATCTACACCCGCAACACGGGACGCAACGTCGATCAGGTTCCCTTCTTTGGGGACATACCTATAATCGGAGTCCTGTTTCAGCACCGCCGTATGACCGACCAGCGTACAGAGCTGCTCATCTTCCTTACGCCGCGCATCGTCAACCGCGCGGAGGCTCTGCGAAGGTAGTAGGCTGGGACGCGATGCCGCGGGTGTTTCTTTCAGGTTTGATGGGCAGCGGCAAGTCAACGGTCGCTTCGCTCGCGGCAGAGGGCCTTGGAGTGGAGGCTTTGGACCTGGACACGATGGTTGCCCGTCGGGCGGGCAAGTCCATCGCCGAGATCTTTGCAGCGGGAGGCGAGCAGGCGTTCCGGCAGCTGGAACGGGACATGGTGCGTGAGTTGCTCGAGCGGTCCGGAGGATTCGTGGTCGCGCTTGGGGGCGGCACCGTGACGCACCGCGCCACTCGGCATGCGATCATCGGGGCCGGGGAGTTGATCACCCTGGAAGCGAGCGGCGAGGAGCTGGTGCGCCGCCTTTCCGGGAGCCGCAACCGTCCACTGCTTAGGGGCAACAGCATACGCGCGCGGCTGCAGGAGCTTGGCCGGGAACGCGCCGGTGCCTATGCGGAAGCGCATGCCGTGATCCAGACCGACGCCAAGTCGCCGGCGTCCGTCGCCGAGGAGATCCAGCGGGTCGTCGAACACGCGCCGATCCTGGTCCCGTTGGGGACTCGTTCCTATCGCGTCGAGGTGGGTGCTGGGTTCCGCGGGCGTCTGGCCGAATGCTGCTTGGGTCTCGAGCCGAGCTCGGTGTTGCTGATCACCGATGACAACGTGGATCGGGCTTGGGCGGCGCCGCTTGGCAACGGCCTGCGCGAGGTGGGGTTGCGAGGCACTCGTGTGGTGCTGCCCGCCGGCGAACAATACAAGAGTCTATCCAGCGTGTACGCGCTCTGGGAGGCCGCGCTCAACGCAGGCATGGATCGCGGCGCGCTGGTGGTCGCCGTAGGGGGCGGGGTGGTTGGCGATCTGGCGGGTTTTGTCGCCAGCACGCTGCTGCGTGGGGTCGACGTCGGGCACGTGCCAACGAGTTTGCTCTCCATGGTAGATAGCTCCATAGGTGGCAAGACAGGCTTCGATACCAGGCATGGCAAGAACCTGATCGGCAGTTTCCATCAGCCGCGCTTCGTTCTGTGCGACGTGGACACACTGAGCACACTCTCGCGAGCGGAGCGCACGGCGGGCCTTGCAGAGGTCGTCAAGTCGGCGTGGCTGGATTCGGAGCGAGCGGTGTGCGAGCTGGAAACCGACGCGGCCGCGCTCGCGGCGGGCGAGCCCTACGCGACCGTGCGCGCTGTGCGCATGTCGTTGAAGCTCAAGGCGCGAATCGTGGCCGAGGACGAGTTGGAGCAGGGTCGCAGATCGCTGCTGAACCTTGGACACACGATCGGTCATGCCATCGAGGCCGCGCTCGATTACCGGGGTATGCGACACGGTGAGGCCGTGGCTCGAGGCATGGTGGCGGCGTTTCGTGCTGCCGTTCGCTTGGGTCATGCGCGAATCGAGGATGCGGAACGCGCCCGACGTCTTCTGGATGCAATGGGGCTACCGCTTGATGTGGACCGGTACCTCACGCCGCGCACCTTCGAGTTGGTTCAGGCGGACAAGAAACGCCAAGGCGATGCCATCAAGCTGGTGCTCCCGGGGATGCCTGGAGACGTGCAAACCACTTCGGTGAAGGTATCGGAGCTACCCGAGCTGACGGCGCCGCTATCCCAAAAAATTGGGCCGTCAAGGAGCTTGGCGCTAAGTTAAGGGAGGCGCCGCTAAGAAACTGCTGCGGATCGGCGAGGACCGGGCACCGCTGGCAAGGCGCGACGGCGAGGAATGCTGGTGGTATTTCGAGGAGAAGCAACGCAGCCAGAGGTGGTCGGAGCCGGCGAAACGGAGCAGCTATTTCGCGGCGCCTCCTAGGGCTTTGGGCGTGAGGGTCACGCATGGGTTTCCGGACATCGTCAAAAAAGCACCTTAGCCAGGCACTCCGGCCGGGAGCGCACTGGCTGCTGTTGTCGAACCTGTTGGCCGCCTGTGCGGTCGAGACCCCAAGCGCGTTCATCACGGCGACCGTGGCCGCGAACGAAATGTGCGTCTTCGGCAACGAGTCGGCGCCCTTGCTGCGCGGGATCTTCGACATCAGTCCGTACTGCGATCAAGCGCAGGGTTCGCCCCCCGGCGGCCAGGTGCAGAGCTACCGGATCACGGTTCGGCTCGAGAACATGCTCATCGCAAGGAGCAGCCCCCAGGGGGCCAGCCCGCCGGTGCGTGCCGACCCTAACCTGTTGCGGATTACCGGTGCCGAGATCCAGCTGCGGGGCCAAGACGGATCGGTGCTGGCGTTTCCCGATCTACCCGGTGGGGTAGTGCGCGCAAACCCCTTTTCGGTGGCCGCCACAGCCACCATCCCGGCCGCCTCGTCGGACTCGAACGGGGTCGGCTTCGTAGCCGTGGAGGCGATTCCGGCTCCGTACGTCGAATCCCTTCGGACGGGCGTTGGTCCTGGAGCGGGTGGCGTAGTCGTGGTGGGCGTACGTCTGCTCGGAAAGACGTTGGGCGGCACCGGTGTGAAGGTTCCGGAGTTCGCCCACGCCGTCCAGCTTTGTAACGAGTGCCGCGTGGTGTGTATCGAGGCGATCAGAGCCGACGAGAACGTCCGCTCGGCCGTGGAGTCCGTCTGCAACGCCAGTCCCGGCTCTGACCTGGCTTACTGCATCGTGGATCGAACGGTTCATCAGCGTTGCCTGCTGGTACCGTGATCGGGCAGCTGGCGCGAACGCGAAGCCCTATGCGCGGCTGCAAATGGGCTGTCGCTCGCTACTGGATTGACCGAGGCAGTCCGTTTTGCTCGCACGCCAGGTCGACCACGGAGCGCACGAGCTCCTGCAGCGCCGGCGACTGCCGGCAGGCGCGCTCGAAGCCGTCCTCGGTGGTTAGATCGCTACCGCTCAGGTCCCCTTCGTCCTTGCGTAGGGCCGCGACGGCGCTTGCCACGTCGCCGCACAGCAGAAGGCCCGACCTCATGGCGGCGGCCTCGACAGCCGCGATCGCCAGCTCGAAGCCAAAGCCCGGGATCGCTGCCATCAGTGTGCTGATCTCCTGCTGCTGAGCGAGGGGCGCGCCTCGGCGCAAGCGCTTCGCGAGCTCGGAATCCGTGACTTCCTCCGAACCTGCTGCAAAGGCGCCCCTGACAGCAGCGAACAGCTCGCGGGCCCGCGGTTGCTCGAGTCCCGCCAGCAGGGCGTGGCCCGGCCGCCCCTGCTCCAGGGCCCTTGCAAAGCGAAAGCGCAACATGGCCTGGTCGCCGGCCAGGTGACGGCTTGCCACGATCGCTGCGGGGCTGGCCGGCACGACGTGCGGTTTGACCGGAGGGCCGTCCACCAAAAACAGCGGCATTCCTGTGAGGCCTAGTCGTCCGGCGACCTCGTTGTAGATACCCGGAACATCACTTGGCGTGCCCGACTGTACTTGCTCGGAGCTGTCGAGCCCCAACGCGTCCAGGCTCTGGACGAAACCTCTCAGTTCCAGCACGGCGAGCTCGACTAGAGCCAGCAAGCGGTGCAGGGGATGGCACTGCATCGCTTGAGGAATCCAGGCGGCTTCCCGCTGCGTGGCAAGCTCCTTCCGAGGAGCGGGGCTCGCGCTCGACGGCGCGTCGCTGCGAAACGTGCGAACCAGATCGCCGAGCGCTTGCGCGTGTCCATGGTTCGGGGCTTGTTCCAGGATATCGCGCAGCGCGCGCAGCTTCTCGGGCTGCCACGGCTCGTTGCGCAGCGCTGCCTGCAGCGGTGCAACAGGCCCCTGGCTGCTCGTGTCCATCGTGTCGGATTGACGTGCACTTCGCTCGATCTCGTGGAGCGCTCCGCTGGCCTGCATGAGGATCGGCGCGCTGGAACCTGCGTTCATTGCGATCCTGCGGCTGCTGCGCGTACCGAGCCGCAGCTGCGCGCGACGTTCGCCAGCCGGTCTGCGGTTCGGTGAGTCGTCGCCGCAGCAGGCGTCCAGCGCATCCAACGCGTTCGTCGTGCGGGACGGCAAATCCGAGCCAGCCGGCAGCGTGCGGGCTTGGCGCAGAGTCTTTCTGGCGCTGTCCGTGAGTCCGAGGTCGAAGCACTCCAGCTCCGCGAGCTCGAGCAGCTGGGCGTACTTGAGCTCGTCGTCGGGCGCGTCCACGAGGTGACGCTTCTGTTCGTTGGCCCACTGGTGCAAAGCTCTATGCCCGGCGGTCGGGTCGGTCTTGGCAAGTCTCAGCGCGGCCAACCTGGCGGCATGACCGAACAGCGGCACGGGCATGGATTGCCAGATCCTCAAGCGCAGGGGGAAGGCCCGCTTCAGGTCTCCTAGCTCCATTTCGCTCAAGTCGGCGGCCCGCTGAAGCAATGCGCTGCGGCGCGGTCCTTCCCGGGTAGTATTCGCCAGTGTCAGGCACGCCTGGACCAGCGCTTCGAAGTCGCCGGTTTCCCGGGCAAGGCGTGCCAGCGCAACCCAACTCACACCGCGCGACGGTGCGAGCTCGAAGGCTTGAGCGTAGTAGCGCAGTGCCGTGGCCGGCTCTCCTGCACGCTCGTGCCAGCGCGCGGCTCGATACAGCGCGGCTCGCCTGCCGTGGTTGCCACGCGCAGCGCCCTCGAGGCGCGCGAACTGCGTCTGAGCCTCCTTGAAGGCTCCCAGCGAAAGCGCGAGGCGTTCGAAAACCTCCAGCAGGGTGGGTTCGCTCGGATCGCGGTCCAGTCCTCGTGTCGCAGCTTCAAGGGCCAGGCGGACATCGCCAAGCTCGTGCTCGGCGGTTGCCGCCACCCATGCGCACACCTGGGCGGCGGGCTGCGGAGCGAGACCGGCAGCGATCTCCAGGGCGGCAGCAAGCGCCCAGCGATCGTCACCGAGTGAACGCAAGGTACCGACTGCGCCGGCGAGGCGCTCTTGGTCATGGGCGAGCTCGTGCGCCAGCATGGCAACGTAACCGAGCGCGCGTTGCCGATCGCCTGCGACATGGGCGGCTGCGGAAGCCAGATCGAGAAGGCCCTGGTGCCGTTGTTGCGCCTCGCTGCCGGCTTCGAGCTGCAGCGACAACACGGCTAGCAGGCGCTCCCCGTCGCCGCTCTGCGCGTACAGGGCGGCCAGACGCGACAGTGCGTCCGGCTCGCGCGGAGGGCGCGCCACCGCACGCAGCAAAGCCCTCGTTTCCGCCGCCGGCTGCCCCGCCTTGCGATGCACTTCCGCCAACTGTACCAGGGCGATCGTACGCTGGGGTTCTCTCGACAGCGCCGCTTGATACTCCAGGGCATCTCTGAGGAGAGCGTGGTTGCCGCAACGCCGGGCCTTGTCGAGCGCGAGCTGAGCCAGCTCCTGGTCGGCTCTGCCCGTGGCGCCTAGCGCAAGCAATGCGATCCCCGCCGCTGTCCGTGCATCGCCCATCGCAGACAGCTTGTCGATGGCTTGCACGAGCGGAACGAACGTCGACGCGCTGATGCGATCGCGGTGCAGTGCAATCGTGGCCGCGGCCGCGATCTGGGTGCCGTGCCCGGTGCGCAGGGCATGGCTGAGGCGCCGAGCAGGCACTTCGGGATCGAGTGGTGCCAGAGCGAACCAAGCCTGCAGCGCGTCCGTGAGCACATCGTCGGCGTGGATGCGTTCGGCCGCGTTCGCCAAAGCCCGCAGGACAGCGGCCGAATCGCCCAGGGCGAGCCGTGCCAGGCTGCAGACCCGTACGCTCCTGTCCAGCGGAACCCAGCGACTGTGGCGCAGAATCAGCAGGGCGGCATCGGCGCAGCTCTCGTCGGCGACCAAAGCCGCGTCGGCGGCGGCGACAGCAGCCTGCGGCTCGTTGTTCGTCTCCAGCAGCGACGCGAGCCGAGCGAGCGCACGGGAGCGCTCGCGTGGGTTGCGCGTGAGCTGGGCGCGAAGTACGAGGGCTTCGCGCAGCAGCTCGGGCTCACGTAAACGAACCGCTGCGCGTTCCAGTCGCGCCACGCCGTCGTCGCGCCGTGGAGCAAAAGCCAACAGGGCGACGCAAGCGTGCGCCACCGCGCGTGCATCGCGGCGCCTCGTGTGCACGGCCGCAAGATGGCTCAATAGCCGCGCCGTCTCCGCTGCATCGGTCGAGCGTGTCAGCCTTTTCTGAAGAAAGGCGGCCAACATGTCGTTGTGACCAATCAGCTCCAGCAAGCCCTCCAGCGTCGCGCTGGCGGCTTCGTCGTCGGGGTGCTCCTCGAGGTAGGCGGCGTACAGGTCTGCAGCCTCGCCTCGGCTTTCGGGCTTGTCGCGCAGCAGCGCTGCGAGCTTGCGCGCTGCGTAGGCCCGGTGCCGGCCTCGCGCCGCGGCCAGCTCCCGCCTTGCTGCCAGCGCCATCGATTCCTGTGCCCGCGCCTTGGTTCGCAGCCGCTCGATACGTGCTTCGGCTGCCTCGTCACCGGGGTCGAGCTCGAGCACGCGCTGCCAGGCCCCGAGCGCGCGGCCGGCTGCATGCAGATGCCGCTCTACGAACGTTGCGAGCTCTTTGAATAGCTCGCATGCGCGCGCATGGTGGGAGCCGCTTTGCGCCTCCGCCGCCAGTGCGAGCGCGTCCGCCAGCAGGCTCCTTCCGAGCGCCGACGAGGCGCGCGCGCGCAGGCCTTGCAGGGCCCCGTCTTCCAGCGGGTCGGCGGCGACCGCGCGGTAGAGCAGCACCAGTGCGGTGTCGCGCCCGCGGTCGGCTCGCAGCGCGCACTCCGCGGCGTGAGTGAGCCAGACACCGCGTTGCTCGGGAGGGCAGTGCGCCGCGATCTCCTCGGCCACGACCGCGCAATCGGCGCTGTGGTCGCCCTGGCTTTCAAGCGCGGTCAACAGGGCGCCATAGGTCAACTCCACATGGGGCTCGGATGTGAAAGCCTCGAGCAGCAGCTCGGCGGCCAGGTCCGGTCTGCGGATTGCAGTCGCGCGCTGAGCGCCGCTGAGCAGTAGGTTGCGTCGCACGGCTGTTTCGCTGCTCAGGCTTGCGGTCCGCGCGAGCACCGCCACCGCCGCGGTAGGGTGCGATTCGTCTTCCAGCAGCTCGGCGTATTGCGAGGCAAGGCTCGCGTCCTCGGGGCGCAGCGTATAGGCCCAGGCGATCACTGCACATGCGCGAGCGGTTTGTTCTCCTCTCCATCCAGACGCGGCCAGTTTCGCGTGCGCCACTGCACCGTCCAGGTTGCCGTCTGCGGCAAGCTCGTAGGCGACCATCATGTGCGGTTCCGGATCGAGCTCGTCCAGGGCTGCAGCCTCGCACAGCGCCTCGATCATCGCATTGGAGTCGCCGCGCGCGCGTGCGATCGCAGCTCGCAGCCGCATGACCCGGGCGCGCTCGCGCTGCGAGCCCGCGACCTCGGCCGCTCCTCTTGCGTACGCGTCCGCGACCTGAGCCTGCCCGAGTGCGAAGCAGAGTTTGGCTGCTTCGCGCAGCGCGTCTTGGTTGGCCGGGTCCGCTGCTGCCGCCTCTCGGTAGCAGCGTGCCGCTTCCTCCACGGAGCCGTAGTGATCAAGCCACAAGCGGCCTGCTTCGCACCAGCTTCGCGCGAGCAACGTGGCATCGCTCGACGAGCCTTCCAGCTCCGCGATACGCTCTTCGACTGCCAGCAGGGGGTCATCGGTCGTCTCACGAATCCGGCGGAATTCCGGTAACGGAGTACGGGGCAGGCCTTGGCCCTTGCGGGTCGGGGTCAACGCCTGTG
The window above is part of the Pseudomonadota bacterium genome. Proteins encoded here:
- the pilQ gene encoding type IV pilus secretin PilQ — translated: MASQWPCKRLARCQLVVAVLLAAGGLARGQVGAESATVLDVVLERRDDRERVVVVLSRPAPFRVAHASDDTARLEVLGATLGSTAPAKLQADRNAAVQAVRVKGLADRVLIEARRAKGAGATAIREGNRIVWLFAPPAGADRLALQRSRTLAGKRPLVPVEVGAEQVAAFFGDKPLQIIGSRGRKRYTGRRIDLDFKDADIHNLLRLISEVGNVNVVTSDEVQGSVTIRMRNVPWDQALDVILQAKGLGMVRRANLLRVAPMTTLEKERELAIARKKQQIELAPLETRLVPVSYAQGADLAARTKELLTDRGRVSVDERTNMLVVRDIPEALDEIEELVRNLDTQTPQVLIEARIVEATSQFERELGIQWGGDVTMTSATGNPTGLVFPSNLTLAGGSTDEQTLSGGMSPFLPKVPTPNFAINMPATTGTGRGGAIGLSLGSVAGNVNINVRLSAAESSGVVRIISNPRILTLDNHQAHIAQGTSIPYSQLSAQGVQTAFQEAKLELEVTPHVTSDGAIAMAAKVTRDEPDFTRTSARGDPTILKREAETHLLVQDGHTAVIGGIYTRNTGRNVDQVPFFGDIPIIGVLFQHRRMTDQRTELLIFLTPRIVNRAEALRR
- a CDS encoding SPOR domain-containing protein, with translation MAVEMRDLERLQERESEDPRFRLGALLMALLTVVAATFALGSIVQRTRRAAPLSALDPLADLKDVVAVKESAAAETEPLEVDAQQLIFPTALDPGSNEPPELIATARAAAEEEARLRMLSAPIGLGAALAEPQTTSAVAGRSASGASRKRADAGRAARAARAPKPARAPRQTERATLAPAGREGEFTLQVISYESQEQARAFAAGLRARGHTAFVAHAQVPARGSYWRVRIGPFDSRRAADEYRRSFEQREHMNTFVVRRPRKTRLARAQ
- the aroB gene encoding 3-dehydroquinate synthase, whose amino-acid sequence is MPRVFLSGLMGSGKSTVASLAAEGLGVEALDLDTMVARRAGKSIAEIFAAGGEQAFRQLERDMVRELLERSGGFVVALGGGTVTHRATRHAIIGAGELITLEASGEELVRRLSGSRNRPLLRGNSIRARLQELGRERAGAYAEAHAVIQTDAKSPASVAEEIQRVVEHAPILVPLGTRSYRVEVGAGFRGRLAECCLGLEPSSVLLITDDNVDRAWAAPLGNGLREVGLRGTRVVLPAGEQYKSLSSVYALWEAALNAGMDRGALVVAVGGGVVGDLAGFVASTLLRGVDVGHVPTSLLSMVDSSIGGKTGFDTRHGKNLIGSFHQPRFVLCDVDTLSTLSRAERTAGLAEVVKSAWLDSERAVCELETDAAALAAGEPYATVRAVRMSLKLKARIVAEDELEQGRRSLLNLGHTIGHAIEAALDYRGMRHGEAVARGMVAAFRAAVRLGHARIEDAERARRLLDAMGLPLDVDRYLTPRTFELVQADKKRQGDAIKLVLPGMPGDVQTTSVKVSELPELTAPLSQKIGPSRSLALS